In the genome of Streptomyces sp. NBC_00190, one region contains:
- a CDS encoding universal stress protein — MSNAPVIAAVDGSDHSLRALEWARTAALLHGCGLLIAHVLPDHAQLYAGRRTSLHDASQPEEFADPVSDQIVALLGGRSGLPEGVEYVSLEGSVPEALRVIGAEALMLVMGSRGRGGFASLLLGSNSRAVAATAPCPVVVVPHAERSAGARDAAAGQSAGQVVLGLHAAETPDDVLAFAFSEAAVRGTTVQVVSAYAIPPAPTMVIDSPFVVIPPEGLADDGDAVPAEREMLRSQTERLAPFRTRYPDVRVEQAAVPGDAAGRLVIASESAALVVVGRHHPRRSAMSLQIGSVAHAVLHHAHGPVAVVPTLSDDV, encoded by the coding sequence ATGAGCAACGCACCGGTGATCGCGGCCGTCGACGGATCCGACCACAGCCTGAGGGCCCTGGAGTGGGCCAGGACCGCGGCGCTGCTGCACGGTTGCGGGCTGCTGATCGCCCACGTACTGCCCGACCACGCCCAGCTGTACGCGGGGCGCCGGACCTCGCTGCACGACGCCTCACAGCCGGAGGAGTTCGCCGACCCGGTGAGCGACCAGATCGTGGCCCTGCTCGGCGGCCGCTCCGGGCTGCCCGAGGGGGTCGAGTACGTGTCGCTGGAGGGCTCCGTCCCCGAGGCGCTGCGGGTCATCGGGGCGGAGGCCCTGATGCTGGTGATGGGCTCCCGGGGGCGCGGCGGCTTCGCCAGCCTGCTGCTCGGCTCCAACAGCCGCGCCGTGGCCGCCACGGCGCCGTGCCCGGTCGTGGTGGTCCCGCACGCGGAGCGGAGCGCGGGGGCGCGGGACGCCGCCGCCGGGCAGTCCGCCGGGCAGGTGGTGCTCGGCCTGCACGCCGCCGAGACGCCCGACGACGTACTGGCCTTCGCGTTCTCGGAAGCGGCCGTGCGGGGGACCACCGTCCAGGTGGTGTCCGCGTACGCCATCCCGCCCGCGCCGACCATGGTGATCGACAGCCCCTTCGTGGTGATCCCGCCGGAAGGGCTGGCCGACGACGGGGACGCCGTGCCCGCCGAGCGGGAGATGCTGCGGTCCCAGACGGAGCGGCTCGCGCCCTTCCGCACCCGGTACCCGGACGTCCGGGTGGAGCAGGCCGCCGTGCCCGGGGACGCGGCCGGCCGGCTGGTCATCGCCTCCGAGTCGGCGGCGCTGGTCGTCGTGGGACGCCACCACCCGCGGCGCTCCGCCATGTCCCTGCAGATCGGCTCGGTGGCGCACGCGGTGCTGCACCACGCGCACGGCCCGGTGGCCGTGGTCCCGACGCTGTCGGACGACGTCTGA
- a CDS encoding tRNA adenosine deaminase-associated protein, with product MYFAALLARTEDGWEASDMELDNVESLSDLIDLARSAAVDDDTVVALIEQEDAWFGVVRVDGEEDPRYFVSNASAAARSSYGSMLTKELLGSDKEDDELDELDLDGTEDGEEEALASFTDEDDDEDAAGGSGSEPVPAGPLGDPRLLDDLGVTHKQLMTLDGDALSEIADALGATEVLEAVR from the coding sequence GTGTATTTCGCCGCACTGCTCGCGCGCACCGAAGACGGGTGGGAAGCGAGCGACATGGAACTCGACAACGTCGAGTCCCTCAGTGATCTGATCGATCTCGCCCGTTCCGCCGCTGTCGACGACGACACGGTGGTCGCCCTCATCGAGCAGGAGGACGCCTGGTTCGGCGTCGTCCGCGTGGACGGCGAGGAGGACCCGCGGTACTTCGTATCGAACGCCTCCGCGGCCGCCCGCAGCTCCTACGGCTCGATGCTGACCAAAGAGCTGCTGGGCAGCGACAAGGAGGACGACGAACTCGACGAACTGGACCTGGACGGAACCGAGGACGGCGAGGAGGAAGCACTCGCCTCCTTCACCGACGAGGACGACGACGAGGACGCGGCGGGCGGGAGCGGCTCGGAGCCGGTACCTGCCGGTCCGCTCGGCGACCCCCGGCTGCTGGACGACCTCGGGGTGACCCACAAACAACTGATGACCCTCGACGGGGACGCCCTCTCGGAGATCGCCGACGCGCTCGGCGCCACCGAGGTCCTGGAGGCCGTCCGCTAG
- the tadA gene encoding tRNA adenosine(34) deaminase TadA, producing MRLALQEAARAVPAGDVPVGAVVLGPDGGILATGYNEREATGDPTAHAEVVALRRAAAAVGEWRLPGCTLVVTLEPCVMCAGALVQSRVARVVYGADDEKAGAAGSLWDLVRDRRLNHRPEVVRGVLAAECAQQLTDFFRDL from the coding sequence ATGCGCCTGGCGCTCCAGGAGGCCGCCCGGGCGGTGCCGGCCGGCGATGTGCCGGTCGGCGCCGTCGTGCTCGGCCCGGACGGCGGGATCCTCGCCACCGGGTACAACGAGCGCGAGGCGACCGGCGACCCGACGGCGCACGCCGAGGTGGTGGCGCTGCGCCGGGCCGCCGCCGCAGTCGGGGAATGGCGGCTTCCGGGGTGCACCCTCGTGGTGACCCTGGAGCCGTGCGTGATGTGCGCGGGCGCGCTCGTGCAGTCGCGCGTCGCCCGGGTCGTCTACGGCGCGGACGACGAGAAGGCGGGCGCGGCGGGCTCGCTGTGGGACCTCGTACGGGACCGCAGGCTCAACCACCGGCCCGAAGTGGTCCGCGGCGTCCTGGCGGCGGAGTGCGCGCAGCAGCTGACGGACTTCTTCCGCGACCTGTGA
- a CDS encoding RNA polymerase sigma factor SigF — protein sequence MPASTAPQVPPQQDPQVPPQHEPQYEPRRESRQETRQETRQVAVQGPRQEAQQEARQEAAPETAQEEPQEEPPPALAPQRPPSRGADTRALTQVLFGQLKNLEPGTSEHNRVRGALIEANLPLVRYAAARFRSRNEPMEDVVQVGTIGLINAIDRFDPDRGVQFPTFAMPTVVGEIKRYFRDNVRTVHVPRRLHELWVQVNAATEDLTTLHGRTPTTPEIAERLRIGEDEVLSCIEAGRSYHATSLEAAQEGDGMPGLLDRLGYEDPELAGVEHRDLVRHLLVQLPEREQRILLLRYYNNLTQSQISAELGVSQMHVSRLLARSFARLRSANRIEA from the coding sequence GTGCCGGCCAGTACAGCGCCTCAGGTGCCACCCCAGCAGGACCCCCAGGTGCCGCCCCAGCACGAACCCCAGTACGAACCCCGACGGGAGTCCCGGCAGGAGACCCGGCAGGAGACCCGGCAGGTAGCGGTCCAGGGGCCCCGGCAGGAAGCGCAGCAGGAGGCCCGGCAGGAGGCGGCCCCGGAGACGGCCCAGGAGGAGCCCCAGGAGGAGCCCCCGCCCGCCCTGGCGCCCCAGAGACCGCCGAGCCGGGGCGCGGACACCCGGGCCCTCACCCAGGTCCTCTTCGGGCAGCTGAAGAACCTGGAACCGGGCACCAGCGAGCACAACCGGGTGCGCGGAGCCCTCATCGAGGCCAACCTCCCGCTCGTGCGGTACGCGGCCGCCCGCTTCCGCAGCCGCAACGAGCCGATGGAGGACGTGGTCCAGGTCGGCACCATCGGCCTGATCAACGCCATCGACCGGTTCGACCCGGACCGCGGTGTGCAGTTCCCGACCTTCGCGATGCCGACCGTCGTGGGCGAGATCAAGCGCTACTTCCGCGACAACGTCCGCACCGTCCACGTGCCGCGCCGCCTCCACGAGCTGTGGGTGCAGGTCAACGCCGCCACCGAGGACCTCACCACCCTCCACGGCCGCACCCCGACGACCCCCGAGATCGCCGAGCGGCTGCGCATCGGCGAGGACGAGGTCCTCTCCTGCATCGAGGCCGGACGGAGCTACCACGCGACCTCGCTGGAAGCCGCCCAGGAGGGCGACGGGATGCCCGGCCTCCTCGACCGCCTCGGCTACGAGGACCCGGAGCTGGCCGGGGTCGAGCACCGCGACCTCGTCCGCCACCTCCTCGTACAACTGCCCGAACGTGAACAAAGGATCCTGCTGCTGCGGTACTACAACAACCTGACGCAGTCGCAGATCAGCGCCGAGCTGGGCGTGTCCCAGATGCACGTCTCCCGGCTCCTCGCCCGGAGCTTCGCCCGATTGAGATCCGCAAACAGGATCGAGGCGTAA
- a CDS encoding RNA polymerase sigma factor SigF: MSVDQGSSKVLTLVKSATPAVADRSEAIDTRTLSRSLFQRLAALDADSPDRAYVRDTLIELNLPLVRYAAARFRSRNEPMEDIVQVGTIGLIKAIDRFDCERGVEFPTFAMPTVVGEIKRFFRDTSWSVRVPRRLQELRLALTKASDELAQKLDRSPTVPELAAVLGVSEEDVVDGLAVGNAYTASSLDSPSPEDEGGEGSLADRLGYEDTALEGVEYRESLKPLLAKLPPRERQIIMLRFFANMTQSQIGEEVGISQMHVSRLLTRTLAQLRVGLIGE, from the coding sequence ATGTCCGTAGACCAGGGCAGCTCCAAGGTGCTCACGCTCGTCAAGAGCGCGACTCCGGCAGTAGCCGACCGCTCGGAAGCCATCGACACCCGCACCCTCTCCCGCTCCCTCTTCCAGCGCCTTGCCGCCCTGGACGCGGACAGCCCCGACCGGGCGTACGTACGCGACACCCTGATCGAGCTGAACCTGCCCCTGGTCCGGTACGCCGCCGCCCGCTTCCGCAGCCGCAACGAGCCGATGGAGGACATCGTCCAGGTCGGCACCATCGGCCTGATCAAGGCGATCGACCGGTTCGACTGCGAACGCGGCGTGGAGTTCCCGACGTTCGCGATGCCGACCGTCGTGGGCGAGATCAAACGGTTCTTTAGGGACACCTCCTGGTCCGTCCGCGTCCCGCGCAGGCTCCAGGAGCTGCGCCTCGCGCTGACCAAGGCCAGCGACGAGCTCGCCCAGAAACTGGACCGCTCGCCGACCGTGCCGGAGCTCGCCGCCGTGCTGGGCGTCTCGGAGGAGGACGTGGTCGACGGTCTCGCCGTCGGCAACGCCTACACCGCCTCCTCGCTCGACTCGCCCTCGCCCGAGGACGAGGGCGGCGAGGGCTCGCTCGCGGACCGCCTCGGTTACGAGGACACCGCGCTCGAAGGCGTCGAATACCGCGAGTCACTGAAGCCCTTGCTCGCCAAACTCCCGCCCCGGGAGCGGCAGATCATCATGCTGCGGTTCTTCGCGAACATGACGCAGTCGCAGATCGGCGAGGAGGTCGGCATCTCCCAGATGCACGTCTCCCGGCTGCTCACCCGTACCCTCGCGCAACTGCGCGTAGGCCTCATCGGCGAGTGA
- a CDS encoding MarR family winged helix-turn-helix transcriptional regulator → MTTRYEELARRLTGIGAVKRELARALPSDCPPGAAAVLTVLERHGEMRLSRLAELMAVDISVTSRHVTHVAERGWIERETDPGDGRCRILRLTPAGHALLAELGARYTAALEKALADWSAQDIDVLNTLLARLRSSF, encoded by the coding sequence ATGACCACGCGGTACGAGGAGCTGGCCCGCCGGCTCACCGGGATCGGCGCGGTCAAGCGCGAGCTGGCCCGCGCCCTGCCTTCGGACTGCCCGCCCGGCGCGGCCGCCGTCCTCACCGTGCTCGAACGGCACGGAGAGATGCGGCTGAGCCGACTGGCGGAGCTCATGGCCGTCGACATCTCGGTGACCAGCCGGCACGTCACCCACGTCGCCGAGCGCGGCTGGATCGAGCGCGAGACCGACCCGGGGGACGGCCGCTGCCGCATCCTGCGGCTCACCCCGGCCGGACACGCGCTCCTCGCCGAGCTCGGCGCCCGGTACACGGCGGCACTGGAGAAGGCGCTGGCCGACTGGTCCGCCCAGGACATCGACGTACTCAACACCCTGCTGGCCCGACTCCGATCGAGCTTCTAG
- a CDS encoding MDR family MFS transporter, whose translation MAPAMTHPQIMKALSGLMLGMFVAILSSTIVSNALPQIISDLGGTQSSYTWVVTAALLSMTAATPLWGKLSDLFSKKLLVQISLVIYVLGSVVAGMSQNTGMLIACRVVQGIGVGGLSALAQIVMAAMISPRERGRYSGYLGAVFAVATVGGPLLGGVITDTEWLGWRWCFYVGVPFAVIALIVLQRTLHLPVVRRDVKVDWLGAFLISGAVSLLLIWVTQAGDSYAWISWQTWAMTGGAVALGLLFVLVESRASDPIIPLRLFRNKTITLASAASLFVGIAMFSGTVFFSQFFQLARGESPTMSGVLTIPMIGGLFVSSTVSGLVITKTGRWKAWLVSGGVLLTAGLGLLGTLRYDTPYWHIALYMALTGLGLGMMMQNLVLATQNQVAPEDLGAASSVVTFFRSLGGAMGVSALGAVMAHQVTGYVKDGLAALGPKAAALGHGGTGGGAIPDLDKLPAPFRTVVESAYGHGVGDVFLYAAPTALLALLLCLFIKEVALKSKPAAHSPAAASADASAPASAGTPAEASAKA comes from the coding sequence ATGGCCCCGGCCATGACCCATCCGCAGATCATGAAAGCGCTGTCCGGGCTGATGCTCGGCATGTTCGTGGCGATCCTGTCCTCCACGATCGTCTCCAACGCCCTGCCCCAGATCATCAGCGACCTCGGCGGCACCCAGTCCTCCTACACGTGGGTGGTGACCGCGGCCCTGCTGTCGATGACGGCGGCGACCCCGCTCTGGGGCAAGCTGTCCGACCTCTTCAGCAAGAAGCTGCTGGTCCAGATATCCCTCGTGATCTACGTGCTGGGCTCCGTGGTCGCGGGCATGTCCCAGAACACCGGCATGCTGATCGCCTGCCGCGTGGTCCAGGGCATCGGGGTCGGCGGCCTGTCCGCCCTCGCGCAGATCGTGATGGCCGCGATGATCTCCCCGCGCGAGCGAGGCCGGTACAGCGGCTACCTCGGCGCGGTCTTCGCCGTCGCCACCGTCGGCGGGCCGCTGCTGGGCGGTGTCATCACCGACACCGAGTGGCTGGGCTGGCGCTGGTGCTTCTACGTCGGCGTGCCCTTCGCGGTCATCGCCCTGATCGTGCTCCAGCGCACCCTGCACCTGCCGGTCGTGCGCCGCGACGTCAAGGTCGACTGGCTGGGCGCCTTCCTGATCAGCGGCGCCGTCTCGCTGCTGCTGATCTGGGTCACGCAGGCCGGCGACTCCTATGCGTGGATCTCCTGGCAGACCTGGGCGATGACCGGCGGCGCGGTGGCGCTCGGACTGCTCTTCGTCCTCGTCGAGTCCCGTGCGAGCGACCCGATCATCCCGCTGCGGCTGTTCCGCAACAAGACCATCACCCTGGCCTCGGCGGCCTCGCTGTTCGTGGGCATCGCGATGTTCTCGGGCACGGTATTTTTCAGCCAGTTCTTCCAGCTGGCCCGGGGCGAGTCCCCCACGATGTCCGGAGTCCTCACGATTCCGATGATCGGCGGGCTCTTCGTCTCCTCCACGGTTTCCGGTCTGGTGATCACCAAGACCGGCAGGTGGAAGGCCTGGCTCGTCTCCGGCGGTGTGCTGCTGACGGCCGGCCTGGGGCTGCTGGGCACCCTGCGGTACGACACCCCGTACTGGCACATCGCGCTCTACATGGCGCTGACCGGCCTCGGCCTCGGCATGATGATGCAGAACCTGGTCCTCGCCACCCAGAACCAGGTGGCCCCCGAGGACCTGGGCGCGGCCAGCTCGGTCGTCACCTTCTTCCGCTCGCTCGGCGGCGCCATGGGCGTCTCGGCGCTCGGCGCGGTGATGGCGCACCAGGTCACCGGATACGTGAAGGACGGCCTGGCCGCTCTCGGCCCGAAGGCCGCGGCGCTCGGCCACGGCGGCACGGGCGGCGGCGCCATCCCGGACCTCGACAAGCTGCCGGCCCCGTTCCGTACGGTCGTCGAGTCGGCGTACGGGCACGGCGTCGGCGACGTCTTCCTCTACGCGGCCCCCACCGCCCTGCTGGCGCTGCTGCTCTGCCTGTTCATCAAGGAGGTCGCGCTGAAGTCGAAGCCCGCGGCCCACTCCCCGGCGGCGGCGTCCGCCGACGCCTCCGCCCCCGCATCCGCCGGGACCCCTGCCGAGGCCTCCGCCAAGGCCTAG
- a CDS encoding TetR/AcrR family transcriptional regulator translates to MATAADSGDPLPAESSVWLAARPAAPARRRSEAPSGLDRERITAATVRLLDAEGLARFSMRRLAARLGVTAMSLYWYVDTKHDLLELALDSALGELALSAGPVPEGWPGRLRALARGYRRVLADHPWAAPLAAAYPNIGPHARAFDAALQRLLDATGLAGSARTGAHLAVSQFLHGCGGAARRAPEGDFCLALDVLIAGIEAKAAA, encoded by the coding sequence ATGGCGACCGCGGCCGATTCCGGCGATCCGCTCCCGGCCGAGTCCAGTGTGTGGCTGGCCGCCAGACCCGCCGCACCCGCCAGACGCCGCAGCGAGGCGCCCTCCGGGCTCGACCGGGAACGGATCACCGCCGCCACCGTGCGGCTGCTCGACGCCGAGGGGCTGGCCCGGTTCTCGATGCGCCGGCTCGCCGCCCGGCTCGGGGTCACCGCGATGTCCCTGTACTGGTACGTGGACACCAAGCACGATCTGCTCGAACTCGCCCTGGACAGCGCCCTGGGCGAGCTGGCCCTGTCGGCCGGGCCGGTGCCGGAAGGCTGGCCCGGCCGGCTGCGTGCGCTGGCCCGGGGCTACCGGCGGGTGCTGGCGGACCACCCCTGGGCGGCCCCGCTCGCCGCCGCCTATCCGAACATCGGCCCGCACGCCCGGGCCTTCGACGCCGCCCTCCAGCGGCTGTTGGACGCCACGGGCCTCGCCGGCTCCGCCCGGACCGGCGCCCACCTGGCCGTCTCGCAGTTCCTGCACGGCTGCGGGGGCGCGGCCCGGCGGGCGCCCGAGGGCGACTTCTGTCTCGCGCTCGACGTCCTGATCGCGGGCATCGAGGCGAAGGCCGCCGCCTAA